The proteins below come from a single Scatophagus argus isolate fScaArg1 chromosome 15, fScaArg1.pri, whole genome shotgun sequence genomic window:
- the LOC124072125 gene encoding ovarian cancer G-protein coupled receptor 1 isoform X1, protein MMVFTMSEEDIINCTISHEIHQYLFSCVYILVLLIGVPSNLYSLYHAALQLKQKNELGVYLMNLTVSDLFYLASLPLWLQYIFQDDDWQHREWLCQLCGFLLYENIYISIGFLCCISLDRYLAVVHPLRFTSLRSMNAAWLVSGIIWLKEIAVGVVFFRHKELSQNRKNQSVCFEHYPMKPWEYPINYYRFTIGFMFPLAILSISYLCVLRAVGRSAGTQPDQKMRIRQLVSSTILIFLVCFSPYHVFLLVRTLLERDCNFIAGIFNYYHLSLLLTSLNCVADPALYCFVSESARRGLYRTILRPIARILCCCCRRGNASPGNPATDSHEVATDENNGQPTVMLLTHTNTLNNGKSDAYKKNTILITQTDEKTIIPFTVQNNRNYDKCEDSNGKPICAIAMEEQSQTTERTEENDKCTS, encoded by the exons ATGATGGTGTTCACCATGTCTGAGGAGGACATTATTAACTGCACCATCAGCCATGAAATCCATCAGTATCTCTTCTCCTGTGTGTATATCCTCGTACTCTTG ATTGGCGTTCCTTCCAACTTGTACTCTTTATACCACGCTGCTCTGCAGCTGAAGCAGAAGAATGAGCTGGGAGTTTATTTGATGAACCTCACTGTATCTGATCTGTTTTACCTGGCATCATTACCACTGTGGCTACAGTACATCTTTCAG GATGATGACTGGCAACACAGGGAATGGTTGTGTCAGCTGTGTGGCTTCCTCCTTTATGAGAACATATACATTAGCATTGGCTTCCTGTGTTGTATCAGTCTGGATCGCTACCTGGCTGTGGTCCATCCTTTAAg GTTCACCTCTCTTCGTTCTATGAATGCAGCTTGGCTTGTTAGTGGCATCATCTGGCTGAAAGAGATTGCTGTGGGCGTAGTTTTCTTTCGCCATAAAGAACTGAGCCAGAACCGCAAGAACCAATCAGTGTGCTTCGAGCACTACCCCATGAAGCCCTGGGAGTATCCAATCAACTACTACCGCTTCACCATTGGCTTCATGTTTCCACTGGCTATTCTATCG ATCAGCTACCTGTGTGTCCTTCGCGCTGTGGGTCGGAGTGCTGGCACACAACCCGATCAGAAGATGAGGATCAGGCAGTTAGTTAGCAGCACCATCCTCATCTTTCTTGTTTGCTTCTCCCCGTACCACGTCTTCCTGTTAGTACGCACCCTGCTGGAACGAGACTGCAACTTTATCGCAG GGATATTTAACTACTACCACCTGTCATTGTTGCTGACCAGCCTGAATTGCGTGGCTGACCCTGCTCTTTACTGCTTCGTAAGTGAAAGCGCCCGCCGCGGCCTCTACAGAACCATATTGAGGCCCATTGCCAGGATACTATGCTGTTGTTGTCGCCGTGGCAACGCCAGCCCGGGAAACCCAGCGACCGATTCCCACGAAGTTGCCACCGACGAAAACAATGGCCAACCAACCGTGATGTTGCTcacacataccaacacactCAATAACGGAAAATCAGACGCttacaagaaaaacacaattttaatcacacagactgatgaaaaaACTATCATACCCTTCACTgtacaaaataacagaaactatGACAAATGTGAGGACAGCAATGGAAAACCCATCTGTGCGATAGCCATGGAAGAGCAGAGCCAAACGACTGAAAGGACTGAGGAGAATGACAAGTGTACTAGCTAG
- the LOC124072125 gene encoding ovarian cancer G-protein coupled receptor 1 isoform X2, which yields MFQDDDWQHREWLCQLCGFLLYENIYISIGFLCCISLDRYLAVVHPLRFTSLRSMNAAWLVSGIIWLKEIAVGVVFFRHKELSQNRKNQSVCFEHYPMKPWEYPINYYRFTIGFMFPLAILSISYLCVLRAVGRSAGTQPDQKMRIRQLVSSTILIFLVCFSPYHVFLLVRTLLERDCNFIAGIFNYYHLSLLLTSLNCVADPALYCFVSESARRGLYRTILRPIARILCCCCRRGNASPGNPATDSHEVATDENNGQPTVMLLTHTNTLNNGKSDAYKKNTILITQTDEKTIIPFTVQNNRNYDKCEDSNGKPICAIAMEEQSQTTERTEENDKCTS from the exons ATGTTTCAGGATGATGACTGGCAACACAGGGAATGGTTGTGTCAGCTGTGTGGCTTCCTCCTTTATGAGAACATATACATTAGCATTGGCTTCCTGTGTTGTATCAGTCTGGATCGCTACCTGGCTGTGGTCCATCCTTTAAg GTTCACCTCTCTTCGTTCTATGAATGCAGCTTGGCTTGTTAGTGGCATCATCTGGCTGAAAGAGATTGCTGTGGGCGTAGTTTTCTTTCGCCATAAAGAACTGAGCCAGAACCGCAAGAACCAATCAGTGTGCTTCGAGCACTACCCCATGAAGCCCTGGGAGTATCCAATCAACTACTACCGCTTCACCATTGGCTTCATGTTTCCACTGGCTATTCTATCG ATCAGCTACCTGTGTGTCCTTCGCGCTGTGGGTCGGAGTGCTGGCACACAACCCGATCAGAAGATGAGGATCAGGCAGTTAGTTAGCAGCACCATCCTCATCTTTCTTGTTTGCTTCTCCCCGTACCACGTCTTCCTGTTAGTACGCACCCTGCTGGAACGAGACTGCAACTTTATCGCAG GGATATTTAACTACTACCACCTGTCATTGTTGCTGACCAGCCTGAATTGCGTGGCTGACCCTGCTCTTTACTGCTTCGTAAGTGAAAGCGCCCGCCGCGGCCTCTACAGAACCATATTGAGGCCCATTGCCAGGATACTATGCTGTTGTTGTCGCCGTGGCAACGCCAGCCCGGGAAACCCAGCGACCGATTCCCACGAAGTTGCCACCGACGAAAACAATGGCCAACCAACCGTGATGTTGCTcacacataccaacacactCAATAACGGAAAATCAGACGCttacaagaaaaacacaattttaatcacacagactgatgaaaaaACTATCATACCCTTCACTgtacaaaataacagaaactatGACAAATGTGAGGACAGCAATGGAAAACCCATCTGTGCGATAGCCATGGAAGAGCAGAGCCAAACGACTGAAAGGACTGAGGAGAATGACAAGTGTACTAGCTAG